Proteins encoded together in one Tripterygium wilfordii isolate XIE 37 chromosome 14, ASM1340144v1, whole genome shotgun sequence window:
- the LOC120014946 gene encoding serine/threonine-protein kinase/endoribonuclease IRE1a-like isoform X1, whose product MRPLQLFLCLLGQLLLAVAVIPSFLNGNSSAAETSKIVHSRLLLSTLNGDIVNSETAVVPSSLGWDAFEGLGRSRTPTRSLLSKPETVGRLVATLDGRIHLHDGDSGRVFWSFSTGQQLYSSYQAHINQKDGGDDDENVIGPNSSYFLDCGDNMELYAQINHYRVKLPFTVEDYIQNLPYISDDGAVTIGSKTTTVFEVETKTGKLIQTYGSPITFQGNAEGDSLHDTQVIDKELVEHTLNTHRELRLHITRTDYTLQHFAPKSKKVSWSLRVAEIGVAFLCQGIEDPFSNATLDSSYVLHSEIDSESDKPLSCQSKRIALRFQKQAISKSSTRTIDADMMFPSHHSTLMLPSQLAVNKSSENYHETMMLPASQDDQVSKMDHKNDSEAVLRGPPLKTDHYVISQAHDVKKLYNDISTMFVEGLTLLSLVLVIGILLGGSVFYVYLLVHKRQVKLDNQLGNSSLKVKASNRKKVRRSGKNNSNEEKKDRDTSPESGGGFALWEDKNQMLLDLNRLADSGADGRIIGKLFVTNTKIAKGSNGTVVLEGLYEGRLVAVKRLVQAHHEVAFKEIQNLIASDQHPNIVRWYGVEYDQDFVYLCLERCSCSLDDLIQIYSDTSQNPVCSKKQATNAMIECKHRLEVVKDAMQDLNLWKANGFPSPILLNLMRDVVSGLVHLHELGIIHRDLKPPNVLIIKERSLLAKLSDMGISKRLVGDMSSLGYHATGCGSSGWQAPEQLLHGRQTRAVDMFSLGCVLFYCITAGRHPFGNRLERDINIVKNQMDLFLVEHIPEAWDLISCLLNHNPELRPKAVEVLHHPLFWGAELRLSFLRDTSDRVELEVREYDSDLLKALERIAPVVLGTKWDEKIEPTFITNIGRYRRYKFDSVRDLLRVIRNKLNHYRELPTEIQELVGPVPEGFEIYFASRFPKLLIEVYKVVWRLSREEKWFQKYFNSKIT is encoded by the exons ATGCGTCCCCTACAATTATTTCTTTGCCTTCTCGGCCAGCTGCTGCTGGCAGTTGCGGTGATCCCCAGCTTTTTGAATGGCAACTCATCGGCTGCGGAGACCTCGAAGATTGTGCATTCTAGGCTACTGCTTTCAACGTTGAACGGAGACATTGTGAACTCGGAGACAGCGGTTGTGCCTTCGAGTTTGGGATGGGATGCGTTTGAGGGATTAGGTCGATCACGAACCCCAACAAGATCTCTCTTGTCGAAACC TGAAACTGTTGGAAGACTGGTGGCTACATTAGATGGAAGAATTCATTTACATGACGGAGATTCCGGGAGGGTATTCTGGTCATTTTCTACTGGACAACAGCTTTACTCTTCCTATCAGGCTCATATTAACCAGAAGgatggtggtgatgatgatgaaaatgttATTGGACCAAATAGCAGCTACTTCCTCGATTGCGGGGACAACATGGAATTATATGCGCAAATCAATCACTATAGAGTG AAACTTCCTTTTACTGTTGAGGACTACATTCAAAATTTGCCTTACATATCGGATGATGGAGCAGTAACAATCGGGTCTAAGACAACTACTGTGTTTGAAGTCGAAACTAAGACTGGGAAACTAATACAGACTTATGGATCACCAATTACATTTCAGGGTAATGCAGAGGGTGATAGCTTACATGATACTCAAGTGATTGATAAGGAGCTGGTAGAGCACACTTTGAATACTCACAGGGAGCTTCGACTGCACATCACAAGGACAGATTACACACTGCAGCATTTTGCACCAAAATCAAAGAAAGTTTCTTGGAGCCTGAGAGTAGCAGAAATTGGAGTTGCTTTCCTTTGTCAAGGTATAGAGGATCCATTTAGTAATGCTACTTTGGACTCCAGCTACGTTCTTCATTCTGAAATTGACAGTGAGTCTGACAAGCCATTGTCGTGCCAGTCCAAACGTATTGCCTTGCGCTTTCAAAAGCAGGCCATTTCGAAATCTTCTACTCGGACTATTGATGCTGACATGATGTTTCCGTCACATCATTCAACTCTAATGCTTCCTTCACAACTCGCGGTTAATAAATCCTCTGAAAATTATCATGAAACTATGATGCTGCCAGCGTctcaagatgatcaagtatcaaAAATGGATCACAAGAATGATAGTGAAGCAGTGCTTCGTGGGCCTCCTCTGAAGACTGACCATTATGTAATATCTCAAGCGCATGATGTGAAAAAGCTGTATAATGACATATCAACAATGTTTGTCGAGGGGTTGACACTGTTGTCTTTAGTTCTTGTTATTGGCATTCTCTTGGGGGGCTCTGTCTTCTATGTTTATCTTTTAGTACATAAACGACAAGTTAAATTAGACAACCAGTTGGGTAACTCTAGTTTGAAAGTTAAAGCTTCTAATAGAAAGAAAGTGAGGAGATCTGGAAAGAACAATTcaaatgaagagaaaaaagacAGGGACACATCACCTGAGAGTGGGGGTGGATTTGCTCTCTGGGAGGATAAAAACCAGATGTTGTTGGACCTTAATAGACTTGCTGACAGTGGTGCTGATGGACGTATTATTGGCAAGTTATTTGTGACAAATACGAAAATTGCTAAGGGAAGTAATGGGACCGTTGTCCTTGAGGGATTATACGAAGGTCGCCTAGTTGCTGTGAAACGGCTTGTCCAAGCTCATCATGAAGTGGCTTTTAAAGAAATTCAGAATCTTATTGCATCTGACCAACATCCAAATATTGTTCGATGGTATGGGGTGGAATATGACCAAGATTTTGTGTATCTTTGTTTGGAACGTTGCAGTTGCAGCTTGGATGATTTGATACAAATTTACTCAGATACCTCCCAAAATCCTGTCTGTAGCAAAAAACAAGCTACGAATGCTATGATTGAGTGTAAACATCGATTAGAAGTGGTCAAGGATGCTATGCAGGATCTTAATTTGTGGAAGGCAAATGGCTTTCCATCACCTATATTATTAAACTTGATGAG GGATGTGGTTTCTGGGCTTGTGCATCTACATGAATTGGGGATAATACATCGAGACTTGAAGCCTCCAAATGTGTTGATTATTAAGGAGAGATCTTTATTAGCAAAGCTTTCTGATATGGGCATCAGCAAGCGCCTGGTTGGGGATATGTCTTCTCTTGGTTACCATGCTACTG GCTGTGGCAGTTCTGGTTGGCAAGCTCCTGAACAGCTTCTTCATGGACGTCAAACACGTGCCGTAGATATGTTTAGTTTGGGATGTGTTCTCTTTTACTGCATAACTGCTGGTAGACATCCATTTGGCAATCGTCTTGAACGTGATATCAACATTGTTAAGAACCAAATGGACCTCTTCTTAGTGGAGCACATACCCGAAGCTTGGGACCTTATTTCCTGTTTGTTAAACCATAACCCTGAATTGAG ACCAAAGGCAGTGGAAGTGTTGCACCATCCGTTGTTTTGGGGTGCTGAATTGAGACTGTCATTTCTTCGTGACACTAGTGACAGAGTAGAGTTGGAAGTTAGGGAGTATGATTCTGATCTATTGAAAGCATTGGAAAGGATTGCACCAGTGGTTCTGGGTACAAAATGGGATGAAAAGATTGAGCCTACATTCATCACTAATATAGGACGGTATCGACGCTATAAATTTGACAGTGTTCGGGACTTACTGCGAGTCATTCGAAACAAGTTGAACCATTACAGAGAGCTTCCCACAGAAATACAG GAGCTTGTGGGCCCAGTTCCAGAAGGTTTTGAAATCTACTTTGCGAGTCGATTTCCAAAACTGTTGATAGAAGTATACAAAGTTGTGTGGAGACTCAGCAGGGAAGAAAAATGGTTTCAGAAATATTTTAATAGCAAGATTACTTAA
- the LOC120014946 gene encoding serine/threonine-protein kinase/endoribonuclease IRE1a-like isoform X2 codes for MRPLQLFLCLLGQLLLAVAVIPSFLNGNSSAAETSKIVHSRLLLSTLNGDIVNSETAVVPSSLGWDAFEGLGRSRTPTRSLLSKPETVGRLVATLDGRIHLHDGDSGRVFWSFSTGQQLYSSYQAHINQKDGGDDDENVIGPNSSYFLDCGDNMELYAQINHYRVKLPFTVEDYIQNLPYISDDGAVTIGSKTTTVFEVETKTGKLIQTYGSPITFQGNAEGDSLHDTQVIDKELVEHTLNTHRELRLHITRTDYTLQHFAPKSKKVSWSLRVAEIGVAFLCQGIEDPFSNATLDSSYVLHSEIDSESDKPLSCQSKRIALRFQKQAISKSSTRTIDADMMFPSHHSTLMLPSQLAVNKSSENYHETMMLPASQDDQVSKMDHKNDSEAVLRGPPLKTDHYVISQAHDVKKLYNDISTMFVEGLTLLSLVLVIGILLGGSVFYVYLLVHKRQVKLDNQLGNSSLKVKASNRKKVRRSGKNNSNEEKKDRDTSPESGGGFALWEDKNQMLLDLNRLADSGADGRIIGKLFVTNTKIAKGSNGTVVLEGLYEGRLVAVKRLVQAHHEVAFKEIQNLIASDQHPNIVRWYGVEYDQDFVYLCLERCSCSLDDLIQIYSDTSQNPVCSKKQATNAMIECKHRLEVVKDAMQDLNLWKANGFPSPILLNLMRDVVSGLVHLHELGIIHRDLKPPNVLIIKERSLLAKLSDMGISKRLVGDMSSLGYHATGCGSSGWQAPEQLLHGRQTRAVDMFSLGCVLFYCITAGRHPFGNRLERDINIVKNQMDLFLVEHIPEAWDLISCLLNHNPELSLFCCQTKGSGSVAPSVVLGC; via the exons ATGCGTCCCCTACAATTATTTCTTTGCCTTCTCGGCCAGCTGCTGCTGGCAGTTGCGGTGATCCCCAGCTTTTTGAATGGCAACTCATCGGCTGCGGAGACCTCGAAGATTGTGCATTCTAGGCTACTGCTTTCAACGTTGAACGGAGACATTGTGAACTCGGAGACAGCGGTTGTGCCTTCGAGTTTGGGATGGGATGCGTTTGAGGGATTAGGTCGATCACGAACCCCAACAAGATCTCTCTTGTCGAAACC TGAAACTGTTGGAAGACTGGTGGCTACATTAGATGGAAGAATTCATTTACATGACGGAGATTCCGGGAGGGTATTCTGGTCATTTTCTACTGGACAACAGCTTTACTCTTCCTATCAGGCTCATATTAACCAGAAGgatggtggtgatgatgatgaaaatgttATTGGACCAAATAGCAGCTACTTCCTCGATTGCGGGGACAACATGGAATTATATGCGCAAATCAATCACTATAGAGTG AAACTTCCTTTTACTGTTGAGGACTACATTCAAAATTTGCCTTACATATCGGATGATGGAGCAGTAACAATCGGGTCTAAGACAACTACTGTGTTTGAAGTCGAAACTAAGACTGGGAAACTAATACAGACTTATGGATCACCAATTACATTTCAGGGTAATGCAGAGGGTGATAGCTTACATGATACTCAAGTGATTGATAAGGAGCTGGTAGAGCACACTTTGAATACTCACAGGGAGCTTCGACTGCACATCACAAGGACAGATTACACACTGCAGCATTTTGCACCAAAATCAAAGAAAGTTTCTTGGAGCCTGAGAGTAGCAGAAATTGGAGTTGCTTTCCTTTGTCAAGGTATAGAGGATCCATTTAGTAATGCTACTTTGGACTCCAGCTACGTTCTTCATTCTGAAATTGACAGTGAGTCTGACAAGCCATTGTCGTGCCAGTCCAAACGTATTGCCTTGCGCTTTCAAAAGCAGGCCATTTCGAAATCTTCTACTCGGACTATTGATGCTGACATGATGTTTCCGTCACATCATTCAACTCTAATGCTTCCTTCACAACTCGCGGTTAATAAATCCTCTGAAAATTATCATGAAACTATGATGCTGCCAGCGTctcaagatgatcaagtatcaaAAATGGATCACAAGAATGATAGTGAAGCAGTGCTTCGTGGGCCTCCTCTGAAGACTGACCATTATGTAATATCTCAAGCGCATGATGTGAAAAAGCTGTATAATGACATATCAACAATGTTTGTCGAGGGGTTGACACTGTTGTCTTTAGTTCTTGTTATTGGCATTCTCTTGGGGGGCTCTGTCTTCTATGTTTATCTTTTAGTACATAAACGACAAGTTAAATTAGACAACCAGTTGGGTAACTCTAGTTTGAAAGTTAAAGCTTCTAATAGAAAGAAAGTGAGGAGATCTGGAAAGAACAATTcaaatgaagagaaaaaagacAGGGACACATCACCTGAGAGTGGGGGTGGATTTGCTCTCTGGGAGGATAAAAACCAGATGTTGTTGGACCTTAATAGACTTGCTGACAGTGGTGCTGATGGACGTATTATTGGCAAGTTATTTGTGACAAATACGAAAATTGCTAAGGGAAGTAATGGGACCGTTGTCCTTGAGGGATTATACGAAGGTCGCCTAGTTGCTGTGAAACGGCTTGTCCAAGCTCATCATGAAGTGGCTTTTAAAGAAATTCAGAATCTTATTGCATCTGACCAACATCCAAATATTGTTCGATGGTATGGGGTGGAATATGACCAAGATTTTGTGTATCTTTGTTTGGAACGTTGCAGTTGCAGCTTGGATGATTTGATACAAATTTACTCAGATACCTCCCAAAATCCTGTCTGTAGCAAAAAACAAGCTACGAATGCTATGATTGAGTGTAAACATCGATTAGAAGTGGTCAAGGATGCTATGCAGGATCTTAATTTGTGGAAGGCAAATGGCTTTCCATCACCTATATTATTAAACTTGATGAG GGATGTGGTTTCTGGGCTTGTGCATCTACATGAATTGGGGATAATACATCGAGACTTGAAGCCTCCAAATGTGTTGATTATTAAGGAGAGATCTTTATTAGCAAAGCTTTCTGATATGGGCATCAGCAAGCGCCTGGTTGGGGATATGTCTTCTCTTGGTTACCATGCTACTG GCTGTGGCAGTTCTGGTTGGCAAGCTCCTGAACAGCTTCTTCATGGACGTCAAACACGTGCCGTAGATATGTTTAGTTTGGGATGTGTTCTCTTTTACTGCATAACTGCTGGTAGACATCCATTTGGCAATCGTCTTGAACGTGATATCAACATTGTTAAGAACCAAATGGACCTCTTCTTAGTGGAGCACATACCCGAAGCTTGGGACCTTATTTCCTGTTTGTTAAACCATAACCCTGAATTGAG TTTGTTCTGTTGCCAGACCAAAGGCAGTGGAAGTGTTGCACCATCCGTTGTTTTGGGGTGCTGA
- the LOC120014947 gene encoding glutamate receptor 3.6, translating to MFWLVVLLLVSAGIPIKGVGTNATSRPDFVNIGAAMAFNSTIGKVAKIAIEAAIKDVNSNPSVLGGTKLKVKILDTKRSGFVGIMDALEFMDSEAVAIIGPQSSVTAHVVSHVANQLQVPLLSYSATDPTLSPLQFPFFVRTSQNDLYQMAAIAEIVNYYEWREVIAIYTDDDHGRNGIAILGDKLTKKRCKISYKAPLSPAATREEITDLLVKVALTEFRILVVHISADWGILVFNVARYLGMMGPGYVWIATQWLSTVLDTNSPLSAETMDDIQGVLTLRMYTPDTEFKRKLVSRWSNLTSNTTGYGPIGLSAYGLYAYDTVWLLANAINAFFNHGGSIFFSNISTLTPKHGGGKLHLDYLSTFTAGNLLLQSILQVNMTGVTGAFKFTPDRNLINPAYEVINIIGTGYRRIGYWSNCSGISVVSPDTLHSKPPNPSHSNQRLYSVIWPGQTIEKPRGWVFPNNGRYLKIGVPNRVSYRQIISLVQGTELFTGYCFDVFTAALNLLPYVVPYKLVPFGDGHNNPSHTELLRLITAGEFDAAVGDIAIITNRTRMVDFTQPYVESGLVVVAPVRRLNSDALAFLRPFTPMMWGVTAVSFLAVGAAVWILEHRLNNDFRGPPNRQVVTILWFSFSTWFFSHRESVISILGRLALIVWLFVVFIINSSYTASLTSILTVQHLSSPIKGIQSLMSSNEPIGYQQASFARNYLIEELGIHESRLIPLKSPEEFNQALKDGPKRGGVAAVVDERAYVELFLSTRCEFSIVGQEFTKNGWGFAFPRDSPLAVDLSTAILKLSENGDLQRIHDKWLMRIACSSQGAELEVDRLPFKSFRALFVMCGLACLLALAIYFTKIACQFSRHYSGEVKPSGRGSRSAQLMTFLSFVDEKEEEVQHRSKRRHLEGASNRTEEHGSSFRE from the exons ATGTTTTGGCTTGTGGTGTTATTGCTCGTCTCCGCTGGGATTCCTATAAAAGGTGTTGGCACAAATGCCACTTCGAGACCAGATTTTGTGAACATTGGGGCTGCTATGGCATTCAATTCTACTATAGGCAAGGTCGCAAAAATTGCAATAGAAGCTGCAATCAAAGATGTGAATTCCAATCCATCAGTTCTTGGTGGAACTAAGCTTAAAGTTAAAATTCTGGACACCAAACGTAGTGGGTTTGTAGGGATTATGGATG CTCTGGAGTTCATGGATAGTGAAGCCGTAGCCATAATTGGCCCCCAATCTTCTGTGACGGCTCATGTGGTATCTCATGTTGCAAATCAGCTTCAGGTCCCTTTGTTGTCATATTCAGCAACGGATCCTACCCTTTCTCCACTTCAGTTCCCATTCTTTGTTAGGACATCTCAGAATGACCTGTATCAGATGGCTGCAATAGCTGAAATTGTTAACTATTATGAATGGAGGGAGGTTATAGCAATATACACGGATGATGATCATGGGAGGAATGGTATAGCTATATTGGGGGATAAGCTTACAAAGAAACGATGTAAGATATCATATAAAGCACCTTTGAGTCCTGCAGCCACCCGGGAAGAAATCACTGATTTGCTGGTTAAGGTTGCTTTAACTGAGTTTAGGATTCTAGTTGTTCACATTTCTGCAGATTGGGGTATTTTAGTGTTCAATGTAGCTAGGTATCTGGGCATGATGGGACCTGGGTATGTTTGGATTGCTACTCAATGGCTTTCTACTGTCTTGGATACTAATTCTCCCCTTTCTGCCGAGACAATGGATGATATTCAAGGAGTTCTTACGCTTCGTATGTACACACCAGATACAGAATTCAAAAGGAAGTTAGTTTCTAGGTGGAGCAACTTGACTAGTAACACAACAGGATATGGACCTATAGGCCTGAGTGCTTATGGTCTATACGCATATGACACTGTCTGGCTGCTTGCTAATGCAATCAATGCATTTTTCAACCACGGTGGGTCCATTTTCTTTTCGAATATTTCAACATTAACCCCCAAACATGGAGGCGGAAAGCTGCATCTTGATTACTTAAGCACCTTCACTGCTGGAAATCTTTTGCTTCAGAGCATACTTCAGGTCAATATGACTGGTGTAACTGGCGCATTCAAGTTTACTCCGGATAGAAACCTAATAAATCCTGCATATGAAGTCATCAATATAATCGGCACTGGATACAGGAGGATTGGTTATTGGTCTAATTGCTCGGGCATATCAGTTGTGTCACCAGATACTCTACACTCAAAGCCACCTAATCCATCCCATTCAAACCAAAGACTATACAGCGTTATTTGGCCGGGACAAACAATAGAGAAGCCTCGTGGGTGGGTATTTCCGAATAATGGAAGGTATTTGAAAATTGGAGTCCCAAACCGTGTTAGTTATCGTCAGATAATCTCACTAGTGCAAGGCACTGAACTTTTCACTGGGTACTGCTTTGATGTATTTACTGCTGCTCTGAACTTATTGCCGTACGTCGTACCATATAAGTTAGTTCCATTTGGAGATGGTCATAACAACCCAAGTCACACTGAACTTCTGCGTTTAATAACAGCAGGC GAATTTGATGCAGCAGTCGGAGACATTGCAATCATTACTAACCGTACGAGGATGGTTGATTTTACACAGCCGTATGTTGAGTCAGGGCTGGTGGTAGTTGCTCCGGTTAGGAGGTTGAATtctgatgctttggcattcttGAGGCCTTTCACACCTATGATGTGGGGTGTCACTGCTGTCTCTTTCCTCGCTGTGGGTGCAGCTGTTTGGATTTTGGAGCACAGGTTGAACAATGATTTCCGAGGACCTCCTAACAGACAAGTTGTCACCATTTTATG GTTTAGCTTTTCAACTTGGTTCTTTTCCCATA GGGAGAGTGTTATCAGTATACTGGGTCGCCTTGCGCTGATTGTTTGGCTTTTTGTAGTGTTTATAATAAACTCAAGCTACACTGCAAGCCTTACCTCAATCCTTACCGTGCAGCATCTTTCTTCTCCTATTAAAGGGATTCAGAGTTTAATGTCGAGCAACGAACCCATTGGCTACCAGCAGGCTTCATTTGCCCGAAATTACCTAATTGAAGAACTTGGCATTCATGAATCCAGACTTATTCCCCTTAAGTCCCCCGAAGAGTTTAACCAGGCCTTGAAAGATGGACCTAAGAGGGGTGGTGTTGCCGCAGTTGTCGATGAACGTGCATATGTAGAGCTCTTCCTCTCTACCAGATGTGAATTCAGCATTGTCGGTCAAGAGTTCACCAAGAATGGGTGGGGATTT GCATTTCCAAGGGACTCACCTTTAGCAGTTGACCTGTCGACTGCAATTTTGAAGCTATCAGAAAATGGGGATCTCCAAAGGATCCATGACAAATGGCTTATGAGAATTGCTTGCAGTTCACAAGGTGCAGAGCTAGAAGTTGACAGGCTACCATTTAAAAGTTTCCGGGCTCTGTTTGTTATGTGTGGGTTAGCTTGCTTACTCGCTCTGGCAATATACTTCACCAAGATTGCATGCCAGTTCAGCCGGCATTACTCAGGTGAAGTAAAGCCCTCTGGTCGAGGCTCACGATCTGCACAACTCATGACATTTCTTTCATTTGTcgatgaaaaagaagaggaagtgcAGCACCGCTCCAAGAGACGGCATCTAGAGGGAGCCTCTAACAGAACAGAGGAACACGGGAGCAGTTTCAGGGAATGA
- the LOC120015471 gene encoding uncharacterized protein LOC120015471: protein MGNDPPNPTEGNIINKQQEADPGSARKVSEPTKIETSRKRSWVWDFFTEVTTANGKRRATCDFCSKSYAADPKQNGTTSLGNHLVNVCLSSENPFREKEIELEKGQTTLNFEPLKPEYFRSAPAAVPLLLPSKKSHENMVVLVFLLIILNV, encoded by the exons ATGGGTAACGATCCACCAAATCCAACGGAGGGCAATATTATCAATAAGCAACAAGAAGCAGATCCTGGTAGTGCAAGAAAGGTTAGTGAACCTACAAAAATTGAAACTTCTAGGAAAAGATCTTGGGTTTGGGATTTTTTTACTGAGGTTACAACTGCAAATGGTAAACGTAGGGCAACATGTGACTTTTGTAGTAAGAGTTATGCAGCTGATCCTAAACAAAATGGCACCACATCTTTGGGGAATCATTTAGTCAATGTTTGCTTATCTTCTGAAAACCCTTTTAGAGAAAAAGAGATTGAGTTGGAGAAGGGTCAGACTACATTGAACTTCGAGCCTCTAAAGCCAG AGTACTTCAGAAGTGCCCCTGCTGCTGTGCCCCTGCTGCTGCCAAGCAAGAAGTCTCATGAGAACATggtggttttggtgtttttgttgATTATTTTAAATGTTTAA
- the LOC120015326 gene encoding 54S ribosomal protein L19, mitochondrial → MSTLKEILTRRPVAATIRLTVPAGAARPAPPVGPALGQYRLNLMAFCKDFNARTQKYKPDTPMAVTITAFKDNTFEFTVKSPSVTWYLKKAAGIESGSSRPSHVTASSITIKHVYEIAKIKQSDPYCQYMPLESICKSIMGTANTMGIKVVRELE, encoded by the coding sequence ATGTCGACCCTGAAGGAGATCCTAACCCGGCGACCAGTGGCCGCAACAATCCGCCTGACTGTCCCAGCCGGCGCTGCCCGCCCTGCGCCGCCTGTGGGTCCTGCTCTGGGGCAGTACCGTTTAAACTTAATGGCTTTTTGCAAGGACTTCAACGCGAGGACCCAGAAGTACAAACCGGATACTCCAATGGCCGTCACAATCACGGCCTTCAAGGACAACACCTTCGAGTTCACCGTCAAGTCTCCCTCCGTCACCTGGTACCTCAAAAAGGCTGCCGGAATCGAGTCGGGGAGTAGCCGCCCAAGTCACGTGACCGCCTCCTCCATCACGATCAAGCACGTGTACGAGATTGCCAAGATTAAGCAGTCTGATCCGTATTGTCAGTACATGCCCTTGGAGTCCATTTGTAAGTCAATTATGGGGACTGCTAATACGATGGGGATTAAGGTTGTTAGGGAATTAGAGTAA